From the Juglans microcarpa x Juglans regia isolate MS1-56 chromosome 3D, Jm3101_v1.0, whole genome shotgun sequence genome, the window TGACAAAGTAACAAGTCTTCCCTAATAATCGGCCTAAAATGTCATTTGCATGCTCGCCAATTGGCCTCACAGTTTTCTCAATCTTTCGACAATCACCTCTTCGCTGTCCACTAGCCTTGTTATTGGCATCTTTGTGGCCTTGCTATCGAGCCTCCTCCCTAACTCCCCAACACCATATTTTGATGGCTTTCTTTACTGTGAGGAATAAGAATATTATCTGTTTTTTTAACCAGTCATTGAGAATGCTACTGAGAGCATGTTGTTCTGTTGtgtatatgatattttatctaCTTCTCTGCTTTCTTGGCTTGAGCTTGGGCACCAGTTGCAATAGTTGCGCATTTATTAAAGATGTCTTTAGAGTTGACTATAATTGATTGATTCTTTTAGCTCTTTTTTCTGGCAAACTTTATGCTTGAAGAAGTAGTTTTCCCTTTGGTTATGTCATCAAACTTTAAATCATGAATATTCATCACTACTTCCAAATCCTCTAGCGTGGTTGTAAGGCATGTCCATTATGCTGATAcatttattataatatgttaggCATCATTAAGGGTACAATGACGACCACCCACTCATACACTGGAGACCAGAGGCTTCTTGATGCAAGCCACCGCGACCTTCGCCGAGCACGAGCTGCTGCTCTCAACATAGTCCCAACTTCCACTGGTGCTGCAAAAGCTGTGGCCCTTGTTCTTCCTAGCCTGAAAGGGAAGCTGAATGGCATTGCTCTCCGTGTGCCCACACCTAATGTCTCAGTTGTGGACCTTGTTGTTCAAGTGTCAAAGAAGACATTTGCAGAGGAGGTAAATGCAGCTTTCAGGGATACTGCTGAAAACGAACTCAAGGGTATCCTATCTGTGTGTGATGAGCCTCTTGTCTCGGTGGACTTTAGGTGCAGTGACGTGTCATCAACTGTTGACTCTTCACTAACTATGGTTATGGGAGATGACATGGTTAAGGTGATTGCTTGGTATGACAATGAATGGGGTTATTCACAGAGGGTAGTTGATCTTGCTGATATTGTTGCCAACAACTGGAAGTGACCTCCACTTTCATGCTGTTTATGAACTTCTCTCCCAGTTTTCTTGTAGATTTCTGATTTTGAAGATATGTAATCAGTTGTGATCgaaccttttgtttttttttttttcgatgagtattatttttattcaaaacaagCAATCCCATTATTCAAAATTAGCATAATAATCTTGCTTTTATACTTTATTGATATGAACACAAATGCTAGGATGTTTGCTTCTTCTATAATGGCAGAAGATCTGCACCAAGTCTTTGTTGATTCCGTACGACACTAAAAAACGAAAAGGACaacaaattttcttaaaataattattcaaactCCAACTATTGGCTCAGTACAAACAATAAGCTCCGTTTTGGTCAATTTGTCGAAGGCCTAGCGTTGCtgatattttttaagaagagaacggtatctcaattttattcataatttttattagaaaataactGATATGCTATAATCGGTAGATAAATTGAATCAAAGTTGAAATAATTGTTGCAATAAAGCCTGATACTGTGACGATCTCCAAGGGCAATTTAAATCTGAACGGCAATCAAATAAATCTATGACATGAATGTATGAGGGAAAtcttattattagtattataaataaataaaaaaataacaaagatttGGTAGAAtctaaaaaatgagaagaaaacatcaatttgGAGGCCTGCCTTATATGATGTGGACGCTTGGTTAAGGCTTCTGCAAGCCCTGTATGATTAGGTGGATTCGATTGGGCCGAATAGCTCAACTTTATCACACAAAGTCAGTCATCCAATGATTTATAGAGAGATATGGATCCGTATTTGTTTAGGTTGGATTAGAATTTCTGTTCTACAAAAATCTAAGATATATTGGTCTATTTTGCTTTTAAAGCCTTAAACAGATATAGCTTTCATCCCCCGTTTGAAATTCAATAGAATTGCTATCAACTCTGTAAAGCCCATGAAAACTAGTTTCTGATGCTAACACTGAAAATCTGTGAAACTATTATATGCAtgtcttcttctcctcctcctccccgtCCTCCGTCCTCCTCCTCTTTTTCAGGTAAATCCCCTTAATTTAATATAGATAACCTGGTTGGTTTCAAGTTCTACCATGTTTATTCATCTCGAGCTTGAAAGATGATGGAAAAACAAGACTCAGGTAAAACAAACATTTTAGGGGTTTTAGAACATTAGCATTAGTTTCAtcaaactcattttcaaaatttattgaaaagtacatatttttcttaaatctaaaatctcTCTAACCATAATcacacattagattagtcaaaataataatataatattatttttataataataatatttttatttttttttttatattttacaattacactaactatgtTAGAGAAATCCTTAGAATCGGTCCATCTGTTTTTTCCCAACCAACAGCCCTCCAATCTCCAATGAGTGACTTCCACGTAGCCAACTCAATCCCACTATCTTGTGCCCCAATTGCATAGAATCACGCAcgcgttctctctctctccccattcTCTCCCACGGAACCCAGGAACCCAAGGTATTACTGCTCTCCATTCTCACCCACGGCCCTCTCCAccgaagggaaaaaaaaacccaaattctCTTTCTAGTTTCTAGTCAATCGCAATCATGAACCTGCTTATTAAAACCCCACCACGACGATTCTGGTAAGGCTTTATATTTTCGTTGTTTGCTGTTGTTGGTTATGGTTTTTTCTCCTTATAGATTTGAgtataaatttttcaaagtgTTTTGATTTCTGATTTACATGGGAATTTTTTGAAGTGTTTTACTTtctgagttgaatttttttacaaatatgaatctaaaaatttgtaagtgaattttttttaaggattttgttcttgttctttatctttttttttttttctacagaTTTGAGAGGGAAATCTTTTTCTTACATTTTGCTGGtgtttttttctcctcttcacATGCAATAGATACTTAGATTTGGTCATCTCTTTTTCGATCGGCAACACAGGAAGGTAAtagcccctccctctctctctctcattttcgtcTTCAACGTTAATATCAAGGCAAGTTTAATTAACTGTGTtgtatttctctctttctttattggattttttttctacaGATTTGGTACTTTCGCCCTAGAATTTGTAGACAATTTTCATGTGGGCGTAGTGGGTGATGGACTACTGGCGGTGGAACTCTACTCGGCGGTGAAACTGGAAGCATAGCAAAGTTGAGGTTCCCGTGAAGTGGAGATCGATTTCCTATTTGTTTGCCTTTCTTTTCCCACGTGAACGGGAGTAACTTgaatttgatgtaatttttgAGGTGGCAGCATGTAATAGGAAGGTTGTTATTTGAGGAAAATTGGCCCGAACGCTTAAAAACAGTTctgtatattaattaataataatatttcttccttCACGAATGTCAAAACTgaacacaaaaatgaaattctcgcaacacatcaacaacaataatatttcttGTTCGTTGTTCCAGGACAAAgcaattacaataatatttcttaCATCAACATCAACAGCAATTACAGCAATCCATCAACAGCAACAAAACTgaacacaaaaattacaaaattgaaaCTTGCTCATTGTTCCAAGACAAAGCagcaacccatcaacaacccaAATCAGCAACCCAAAACCTCCCTTGTTATTGTTTTCATCATATCACAATTTCAAAAGAATATCAtccatttcaaaaaataaattgagatctCATAGTTGCTGCTCAGCCACATATTTCTTCCTTCACATGTGGTTGGGCAGTCACTAAAATTAGATTAACTACAAATCTACCTAATAGTTACACACTTCCATGAGGTGTGGATAGAGATTTCTCGGATATACATTCAGAATTATTTAGAGATGCCTCATAAATTTCCCTctgaatattaatgaattagGCTTGCTACATGGCATTCATGCCAGCAAGATCCTTGCTCATCATCTCTGCCTCCCACTTTATTGTATCAAGTTCCagttatgtttttttatcaCGATCTGCCTTCATGTATACTCTTTTTTCTACCATGCGCAACCGTCTATCCTCGATCATTTGACCTAATGCCATATTGATATCAACATGCATCACATGATTCTTAGGTCTTCcactttcccaaattttctttcttagcTTTTTTGCCTCAAGGCCTCTCAGCAAAAACCTTCGCATTCTCCCCCCCAACGTCTTCAGCAACTTTACTTGACTGTTCATTGGCTAGATGTTTACAGTATGGCCTTCTTCTCGTATTTAGTGTCATCATGTGTTGCTGTCATTTCAGTTGGTGTCTCACTCCATTGTGAAGTTCGtcttttttatctctttataCATAAGTTTTATCTCTTCAATTTGAAAAGGTGAaagaatattgttaaaaaataaatattacctacataattacaatattaaaagaatattaatacactaatagtcatttccttaattattaagaaatttttttaaaaaaaaattaaatacataaacgatCAAAACGAGAGACAAATTAAAGAGACATAGTAGtattattctattataaaaCCGTCTTACTCGGTCGCACCACTCGTGTGCAATAATTCTACCTATGCTAAAAATGGAGAGAATGGAAGAGAAGGGGTGTTTAgcgagagaagagaaaaatgagaagaaagaaaagggagagagaaactaATAGAAGAGAAAAATCGAGAGAAATAgtgggaaagagaaaaatggagtATTCGgcaagaaagaaagggaagaaagtgaaaagtaaaaaaaaaaaatgaagataatttttacaataaaatataatttttgaagataAACAATACATTTAAAGATATACtagaaataattagaaataatttgAAGATGTACTTATAACTCGTATTTCTAGTTTTACTTTATAAAGAAGTATAAATCATTTTACCTAcatcttttcaaaatttgaagaatcgaTGCCAGTGCTCTTATTAATGCACATGCAAACTGCATGGACCACTTTCTCGTGCATCTATAATTGCATCACGCAAAAGCATTAAAAAACCTAAATGGCCAAGCATGCGAATACCCGAATTTTCTACATGGAAATCTTCATCGAAGTATTtcactataaaatatataaagacgATAAAACTCACTGGGATTTAGTCCACATGCAAGCTGGACAACATAAATCTTGCCAGTAGTTTACACAGATTACACAAACACCCCATTTAAATATCGGAAACCCAGGTAATAATAAACCACAGTGGATCAAACATTATGGAAAATAACGAATGAGCAAGAGATATCCCCCATAATTTAATATGGTAAATATAACAAATGGTAGTAGTAGCAGTAGTATCAGGCTTCAGGAATCAATCATATATCTCTGTCTCGCTTGCACTCTGGTGAGATAGAAGGGTATCTGACTCTGTCAGTGCAGTAGTTGTAAATGGTGTATTTGGTACGGACCCACTGCAGGCGTCTGTACTGATAAGCGTCAAGGTCTTGGAACTCCTTCTGATCCCACCATCTTTTGCCCTGAGTGGCGCAGAACTTAGCCTCCACCGACGCCTCGCAGCCGTCGATGTGGAAGCTCTTGTAGGCGGCGATGAAGGGTGCCTTGGACCAGTCTGTCTTCTCGAGGCCGCCCCTTGTAGCCCAGTCATCGGCGTTCCAGAGGCTGGAGTAAATCTTCATGGGTTGGTTAAATGGGAATCTCAGTCCCAAATCTTTGCAGTTCTTGAACACCCTTATGGGTACGTCGTCCACAAAGAACCTGACACAGTGAAAAAGTACAGCATTATCTCTTCCATTCCCCAATGTCCACATGCAGACAAATCAGTGTttccactttttaaaaaaggtaCTGAATCTCTCCCGATTCTCATCATTGATTTCAAAAGACTTCTGTCGGCTTCTACGGTTTACAAAGTAAGGCCCCATGATGAAACCAATCCTCGTTCCTGGTGACCAGAGTTGACACTAATGGACACACCGACTTCATTAGTCGTTGCTTTGTTTGATTTATGTTCCTGTTTGGTCGGAAAATCCTGTTTACATACGTGACAACCGTATATCCCATGATTGCGGCCAACTATTGGATGTTGATGGATATGAATTACGAGATATCATCTATTTATCCCGGTTTAGAGTAGTTTTGAAAGAACCCGTGAGACTGgattcaaaaaaagaaagaaagaatgaaagaatcTCTAGTCAAGGGTAGGATTTTCGTcaaggtgattttttttttttttttccttcttcagGAAATATTCAAGGTAATAGAGGGTCATCATAAATTTCATCTGATAATTTGTTGATCATCGGTTATAGCCTATAgggatgaaaaataattataggtTAATTAACGATTTTGGGTAAGAAGAATCTATTTCTATCAAGTCATTAATATCAACAACTAAACTGGAAACCACCCCACTCATGTAGAGCCAGGAATGTTAAGGAAAATCTACTCCAAAGAGCGCAAGCAAAAATAATCTGTagacttgagaaaatttgttcAGTCCTATTCTTCTCCCCTTTTTATGAACACTTAGATACGAGAATCATAAACTACAAACCTGATTAGGTATTTTCCAAACCAAATgcagaaagagaggaagaagaaaaagaacttcccccaaaaaaggaagaaataaataaaaagaggaaCTTACACAATCTGATACAGATTCCAGAGAACGGAGTAGGAGTGGTAAGCTTGGGTTGGGTCAAACCAAAGATATATCCTCTGTTCTCTGTCGCCCTTCCCTCCTGTGAAGACATTTGTCTGTAAAATGTAAGGCTGCCCCGTCCTGTTACCTAAGAACTCGAAGTCTATTTCATCATGCTCCGAGTTTTGAGATGATAGCTGTAGCATAAACATTAACAGATCAGTGCTGTACCAAAACAGGATTTGGGGACACTTGAGAAGAAAAGCGCAAAGGAGCGTAAAAATCTCGGATTTTTGTAAAATCAAGCGGACTCAAGTAAAATCCCACCTAAACTGGGGTCGTTGGCCACAAGTACTCTGTTTTTGCGACCActgaaatttctttctttttttttttttcttccaatcgGATAAACTTCCCAAGACAATTGATACGATAACACTATAACCGAAGTGTATTGAAAGatgaaaaacaaatgagatgagaatcaCTCACATAGAAGGCAGTAACTGTTCCGGCAGAATCCCCAGGAACCAACTTGATTTGCATACTGAAGTGGCCGAACAAGTACGAACCCTTGGATTGGAAGCCAGTACCTTTTAAGAATCAAACATGTGTTGGAGGAAAATATGAGCGACAGGAGCTTAAGATGAGACATGTACAAGCATTTATTCTATGAGCAGATGGCATTAGTCTACTTCTCTAACTCTTTAGTACCTGTGTATTTGTCGAGATGGAGCTGAATCTCAGAGCCTCCATTGAAGTACTTAATGTGATCAAAAGCCCATGTGGGCACGTAGTTTCTAGCAAATGGCACATCAACAGGCTTCCTCGGAGGAGCTCCCATGGTTCCGGGGACAATAAATAAGAAACCCAGTAACAGAGTCCACACATAAGAACCCATTTttctacaaacaaaaaaaccaaacaaaactgaGCTtacttcaattttaaaaaaataaaaataaagcaaactgAGATATCTCTAATAACAAAAGAAGCGAATGAACAAATGAGACCGGGTATCCTTCTTCTGAAGCATTACCCAGCgacagagagaaagaggaagagagagagagaggtaggtCTTCGAGGATGTTACGAGGAAAAGTGGAGGAGGGGAAGCCCTTTTTGTAGACTCTTGATTTTATCTGATATACTGTGTTTGATTTTATCTGATATCCTCTTGGACAACATTACTAACCCATGAACAATGAAATAATCCTTaactattataataataataacaataatgatgatgatataaTGGTGTTGATAGAGCTTTATCAATGGCGGTGGTGACTGGTGCAGGCTTTCTAgtaactttcttttcttttcctttttaattttgttaatctGAGCTGAGGGGTTCTAGTGTTACAAACTCTGTTTTTCTCTAGGCACGTAAAAATTTTGACAAATCGAGGAGGGTGCAGTCTCTCTCAGTTAAGGTCATGGTCACATGAGAGCGTCGGCCTTCACCCTTTGTTTACTTGCTTATGCCCGGTGCCCCCACCCGTTCCTCCTTTAAAGATCTGCACTTTCTTTTACCTTTTGTCTTTTTATGTACGTGTTTGTCTCTGTTTTTCTCTTTCAGCACAGCTCACGGGTATGGCAAAAAAAGGCATTTTCCCCACATTCAAAGAAACAGGCATTCTACAATATCACTGGTCATCCATTCCATACAAACCGATCAAAATAGTAAAAAACAATTAGTTCTTTTGTTCGAGTACAAAGA encodes:
- the LOC121256065 gene encoding probable xyloglucan endotransglucosylase/hydrolase protein B isoform X1; protein product: MLQKKDTRKMGSYVWTLLLGFLFIVPGTMGAPPRKPVDVPFARNYVPTWAFDHIKYFNGGSEIQLHLDKYTGTGFQSKGSYLFGHFSMQIKLVPGDSAGTVTAFYLSSQNSEHDEIDFEFLGNRTGQPYILQTNVFTGGKGDREQRIYLWFDPTQAYHSYSVLWNLYQIVFFVDDVPIRVFKNCKDLGLRFPFNQPMKIYSSLWNADDWATRGGLEKTDWSKAPFIAAYKSFHIDGCEASVEAKFCATQGKRWWDQKEFQDLDAYQYRRLQWVRTKYTIYNYCTDRVRYPSISPECKRDRDI
- the LOC121256065 gene encoding probable xyloglucan endotransglucosylase/hydrolase protein B isoform X2, whose amino-acid sequence is MGSYVWTLLLGFLFIVPGTMGAPPRKPVDVPFARNYVPTWAFDHIKYFNGGSEIQLHLDKYTGTGFQSKGSYLFGHFSMQIKLVPGDSAGTVTAFYLSSQNSEHDEIDFEFLGNRTGQPYILQTNVFTGGKGDREQRIYLWFDPTQAYHSYSVLWNLYQIVFFVDDVPIRVFKNCKDLGLRFPFNQPMKIYSSLWNADDWATRGGLEKTDWSKAPFIAAYKSFHIDGCEASVEAKFCATQGKRWWDQKEFQDLDAYQYRRLQWVRTKYTIYNYCTDRVRYPSISPECKRDRDI